A genome region from Labilibaculum antarcticum includes the following:
- a CDS encoding glycoside hydrolase family 9 protein, producing the protein MKIKNYKIYAYLLSALFMAFACTQKLDEPVPANEQLILTNQVGYENSAPKKAMIRTSANLFQIKNSKGKTILEKATGSKQYCSMSGDTVQTIDFSDLTDKGEYYIVVNDSIISHKIIITERPYNELAKSSLKSFYLNRSGMKIDTLFGGIWARPEGHPDTIVYFHSSAADKNHPENSIASSPKGWYDAGDYNKYIVNSSISTYTLLFAYNSFADYFKEVNLNIPESNNAIPDILDEALYNLRWMMTMQDSFDGGVYHKLTTKNFEGFVMPHEATNKRYLVQKSTAATLDFAATMAYASRLFSDFNSSLPGLADSCLIQSEKAWKWAIKNPNILYEQASDINTGAYGDSDLSDEWDWASAELYLTTTNKKYQKRSDYAHITITTPGWQTVNTLGAMSLLTSNKKDEYIALQEHFLSYIDDLISVENNYPYRIAINKYEWGSNSEFANQGMLKLLAYKITKNSKYLNSARESLDYLLGRNATAYCFVTGFGSLSPMNIHHRPSAADSIQEPVPGFLVGGPNLIVPNDCGSDIIRSSYPAKSYADEQCSYSTNEIAINWNAPFVYLTSGIDAYGKSTKEE; encoded by the coding sequence ATGAAGATCAAGAACTATAAAATTTACGCATACCTGCTTTCTGCTTTGTTTATGGCATTCGCTTGTACCCAAAAATTGGATGAGCCTGTTCCTGCTAACGAACAGCTTATACTTACCAATCAAGTTGGATATGAAAACAGTGCTCCTAAAAAAGCAATGATCCGAACAAGTGCCAATCTGTTTCAAATTAAAAACAGCAAAGGTAAAACCATACTTGAAAAGGCTACTGGTTCGAAACAATATTGTTCAATGTCAGGTGATACGGTTCAAACTATTGACTTTTCAGACTTAACAGATAAGGGCGAATATTATATTGTAGTTAATGACAGCATCATCTCTCATAAAATTATTATAACAGAAAGACCATATAACGAGCTTGCTAAAAGTTCATTGAAGTCTTTCTATCTGAATCGCTCAGGAATGAAAATTGACACTTTGTTTGGAGGAATTTGGGCTCGCCCAGAAGGTCATCCTGATACAATTGTTTATTTTCACTCTTCAGCGGCTGATAAAAATCATCCTGAAAATAGCATTGCATCATCACCAAAAGGTTGGTATGATGCTGGAGATTACAACAAATACATCGTTAACAGTAGTATCTCGACCTACACCTTACTATTTGCTTATAATTCCTTTGCAGATTATTTCAAGGAAGTAAACTTGAACATCCCGGAATCAAATAATGCAATTCCAGATATTCTAGATGAAGCCTTGTATAATTTAAGATGGATGATGACCATGCAGGATTCTTTTGATGGTGGTGTTTACCACAAACTAACCACTAAAAACTTCGAAGGTTTTGTGATGCCACACGAGGCAACAAACAAAAGATATTTGGTGCAAAAGAGCACAGCCGCAACATTAGATTTTGCAGCAACAATGGCTTATGCTTCTCGTCTTTTCAGTGATTTTAATTCAAGCTTACCAGGTTTAGCTGATTCTTGCTTAATTCAATCGGAAAAAGCATGGAAATGGGCTATTAAAAATCCAAACATCTTATACGAACAAGCATCCGATATAAATACAGGAGCTTATGGAGATTCAGACCTTAGCGACGAATGGGATTGGGCATCTGCTGAATTATATCTAACGACTACAAACAAAAAATATCAAAAACGAAGTGACTATGCACACATTACGATAACAACACCAGGCTGGCAAACGGTAAACACTTTAGGTGCAATGTCACTACTAACATCTAATAAAAAAGACGAATACATCGCATTACAAGAACATTTCCTAAGTTATATTGATGACCTAATTTCCGTTGAAAATAATTATCCTTATCGAATTGCCATCAACAAATATGAATGGGGAAGCAACTCTGAATTTGCGAATCAAGGAATGTTGAAATTACTTGCATACAAAATCACGAAGAACTCCAAATACCTGAACTCAGCAAGAGAAAGTTTAGATTATTTGCTTGGCCGAAATGCAACTGCTTATTGCTTTGTGACAGGTTTTGGTTCTTTGAGTCCAATGAATATTCACCATCGACCTTCAGCTGCCGATTCTATTCAAGAACCTGTGCCTGGCTTTTTAGTTGGAGGTCCCAATTTAATTGTCCCTAACGATTGTGGTTCTGATATTATTAGATCCTCATACCCTGCTAAATCCTATGCTGATGAGCAATGTAGTTATTCAACCAATGAAATTGCCATTAACTGGAATGCCCCATTTGTTTATTTAACCTCAGGAATCGACGCTTATGGAAAAAGTACTAAAGAAGAATAA
- a CDS encoding GH36-type glycosyl hydrolase domain-containing protein, with protein MKYGFFDDANKEYVITSPKTPFPWINYLGNKDFFGLISNTAGGYTFYKDAKFRRLTRYRYNNVPVDMGGRYYYIKDEECTWNPGFKPTQTELDQYECRHGLSYTRFLSKKNGLSSNLLCFIPLDYMGEVHLLKLKNETDKVKKVKLFSFAEWCLWNAEDDMTNFQRNLSTGEVEVEGSALYHKTEYKERRNHYAFFSVNSDIDGFDTDRESFIGMHNGFDKPQAIENGKASNSIAHGWSPVASHYIEVELQPGEEKEFVFILGYVENKDEDKWESKGVINKTKAKAMMAQFDTTEKVNSAFADLETYWSKLLDKFNLKSEETELNRMVSIWNQYQCMVTFNMSRSASFFESGIGRGMGFRDSNQDIIGFVHQIPAEARQRILDIAATQFEDGGCYHQYQPLTKMGNHALGGDFNDDPLWLILSVTCYIKETGDFSILDEMVPFDNDESKAQSLFHHLKVSFNHVVNNLGPHQLPLIGRADWNDCLNLNCFSTNPNESFQTTGNKKGRTAESVMIAGLFVVYGKEFIKLCDRIGNIEEANKATKHVEAMTQTIKDHAWDGEWFLRAYDYYGKKVGSEENEEAKIFIESQGWCTMAEIGREEGLMEKALDSVKERLDTSYGIVLNDPAFTEYKIEYGEISTYPAGYKENGGVFCHNNPWIIIGEALLGRGDQAWEYFRKICPAYLEEISELHKVEPYVYCQMVAGKDAFKPGEGKNSWLTGTASWNFYAISQYILGIQPDYDGLRIDPCIPKEWKEYTVTREFRNATYEINILNPMGKNKGVKSMVIDGKPIEGNIIPLIKSGTQKVTVIIG; from the coding sequence ATGAAGTACGGTTTCTTTGATGATGCCAACAAGGAGTATGTTATTACCTCACCAAAAACTCCATTTCCATGGATTAATTACCTTGGGAATAAAGATTTTTTTGGGTTAATATCAAACACAGCGGGAGGATATACTTTTTATAAAGACGCGAAATTTCGAAGATTAACGAGATATCGTTACAATAACGTTCCTGTAGACATGGGCGGACGTTATTACTATATAAAAGACGAGGAGTGCACATGGAACCCAGGCTTTAAGCCAACACAAACAGAACTAGATCAATATGAGTGCCGTCATGGCCTTAGCTATACTCGTTTTTTAAGTAAAAAAAATGGACTTTCTTCAAATTTACTGTGCTTCATCCCACTTGACTACATGGGAGAAGTGCACCTTTTGAAACTTAAAAACGAAACAGATAAAGTGAAAAAAGTAAAACTATTCTCATTTGCAGAATGGTGTTTATGGAATGCTGAAGATGACATGACCAACTTTCAACGCAACCTATCAACAGGCGAAGTTGAAGTAGAAGGATCTGCTCTCTATCACAAAACAGAATACAAGGAACGTAGAAATCATTACGCATTCTTTTCCGTAAATTCTGATATCGATGGTTTTGATACCGATCGCGAGAGCTTTATTGGTATGCACAATGGCTTCGACAAACCTCAGGCAATCGAAAATGGCAAAGCCAGCAACAGCATTGCTCACGGATGGTCACCAGTTGCATCGCATTACATAGAAGTAGAATTGCAGCCAGGCGAAGAGAAAGAATTTGTTTTCATTTTAGGATATGTAGAGAACAAAGACGAAGATAAATGGGAATCTAAAGGAGTCATCAATAAGACGAAAGCCAAAGCCATGATGGCTCAGTTTGATACTACTGAGAAAGTAAATTCTGCTTTCGCAGATTTAGAAACATACTGGTCGAAACTTCTTGACAAATTCAATTTAAAAAGTGAAGAAACCGAGCTAAACAGAATGGTTAGCATCTGGAATCAATACCAATGCATGGTTACCTTTAACATGTCGAGAAGCGCAAGTTTCTTCGAAAGTGGAATTGGTCGAGGCATGGGATTCCGTGATTCAAATCAGGATATTATTGGTTTCGTTCATCAGATACCAGCCGAAGCACGACAACGAATTTTAGATATTGCAGCCACTCAATTCGAAGATGGCGGATGTTATCACCAATACCAACCATTAACAAAAATGGGGAATCATGCCTTAGGTGGTGATTTTAATGATGATCCACTTTGGTTGATCTTATCGGTAACCTGTTACATCAAAGAAACAGGTGATTTCAGTATTCTGGATGAAATGGTTCCTTTCGATAATGATGAGTCGAAGGCACAATCCTTATTCCATCACTTAAAAGTATCGTTCAATCACGTTGTTAACAATTTAGGGCCGCATCAATTGCCTTTAATCGGTCGTGCCGATTGGAATGATTGTTTGAACTTGAACTGCTTCTCAACAAATCCAAACGAATCGTTCCAAACAACAGGGAATAAAAAAGGAAGAACTGCCGAATCGGTGATGATTGCAGGATTATTCGTAGTGTATGGAAAAGAATTCATAAAACTTTGCGATCGAATTGGGAACATCGAAGAAGCTAACAAAGCCACGAAGCACGTTGAGGCAATGACTCAAACAATTAAGGATCATGCCTGGGATGGTGAATGGTTTCTTAGAGCATATGATTACTACGGTAAAAAAGTTGGTTCGGAAGAAAACGAAGAAGCTAAAATTTTCATTGAATCGCAAGGCTGGTGCACCATGGCCGAAATTGGCCGGGAAGAAGGTTTAATGGAAAAGGCTCTTGATAGCGTTAAGGAACGTTTGGATACGTCTTATGGAATTGTCTTAAACGATCCGGCCTTCACCGAATATAAAATTGAATATGGTGAAATCTCCACCTATCCTGCCGGATATAAAGAAAATGGAGGTGTTTTCTGCCACAACAATCCTTGGATAATCATTGGAGAAGCACTTTTAGGTCGAGGTGATCAGGCTTGGGAATATTTCCGTAAAATCTGTCCTGCATATCTCGAAGAAATCAGTGAATTACACAAAGTAGAACCCTACGTATACTGCCAAATGGTAGCCGGAAAAGATGCATTTAAACCAGGCGAAGGAAAAAACAGCTGGCTGACTGGAACTGCATCGTGGAACTTCTACGCCATCTCTCAATACATTTTAGGTATTCAACCAGATTACGATGGCTTACGAATTGATCCTTGTATTCCTAAGGAATGGAAAGAATATACCGTAACCCGTGAATTTAGAAATGCCACTTATGAAATCAATATCCTAAATCCAATGGGTAAAAACAAAGGTGTAAAATCTATGGTGATTGATGGCAAACCAATTGAAGGGAATATTATCCCACTTATCAAATCAGGAACTCAAAAAGTAACAGTTATAATCGGATAA
- a CDS encoding MFS transporter — MSNSTKISLKEKLGYALGDGAANIAWRGVATFLFIFYTDVFGINPAAVGLLMLVARFSDGISDVLMGVAGDRTNTKYGKFRPWILFTAIPLGVILSLLFTAPNLGPTGKIIYAYTTYILFTLIYTANNIPYGALMAVMTGDDKERTSIGSYRMVGAFAGGMLVQGALLFLVAHFGNINPTISVNELSTDKFQVTVSAPSDVENVNIKTKDGIANFIWEDNHTDSDTPTTGKSFSMEANKTYSFIVSGEENLNKDKIVIIDQKSGYSYSIYVMSAFLVLFMFITFWTTKERVQPPKEQESDLRRDLKDLIRNKPWVVLLTIGLLFSIYNSIKQGIVVIYFTHYLHNQILAASFMVALMFASIAGAMITAPLSKKLGKKKLFIYALLFSGVVNASIIFCGPNDISAIFILGIVSEFAAAIFPTLFFAMLGDAADYSEFKNGRRATGLIYSAGSFATKFGGGVAGAIIGFVLAAFHYNGQDYSAIQGAIPGITMLMSWVPAIIAILGAIFMTIYPLNQTKMNEITLELANRRIKEKN, encoded by the coding sequence ATGTCAAATTCAACTAAAATATCTCTTAAAGAAAAACTAGGTTACGCTCTTGGTGATGGCGCGGCGAATATAGCATGGAGAGGTGTTGCTACTTTTTTATTCATATTCTACACTGATGTTTTTGGTATAAATCCTGCTGCGGTTGGTTTACTAATGTTAGTTGCACGTTTTTCGGATGGAATTAGTGATGTATTAATGGGAGTTGCCGGAGATAGAACAAATACCAAGTATGGCAAATTTCGACCTTGGATATTATTTACCGCCATTCCTCTTGGTGTAATTCTATCCTTACTTTTCACAGCTCCAAATCTAGGTCCTACGGGCAAAATCATATATGCCTACACCACTTATATCCTATTCACATTAATTTATACGGCCAACAATATTCCTTACGGAGCACTAATGGCTGTTATGACTGGTGATGATAAAGAAAGAACAAGTATCGGATCGTACAGAATGGTAGGTGCTTTTGCAGGTGGAATGCTTGTGCAAGGAGCCTTGCTGTTTTTAGTTGCACATTTCGGAAATATCAATCCAACAATCAGCGTAAACGAGTTATCTACGGATAAATTTCAAGTGACTGTCTCCGCTCCTTCCGATGTGGAAAATGTAAATATTAAAACAAAAGATGGCATTGCGAACTTTATTTGGGAAGATAACCACACAGATTCAGATACTCCTACAACAGGAAAGAGTTTCTCTATGGAAGCCAACAAAACGTATTCATTTATTGTTTCAGGAGAAGAAAATCTAAACAAAGATAAAATTGTTATTATCGATCAGAAAAGCGGTTATAGTTATTCCATTTATGTGATGTCGGCCTTTTTAGTCCTTTTCATGTTTATCACTTTCTGGACTACGAAAGAAAGAGTGCAACCACCCAAAGAACAGGAAAGCGATCTTCGGAGAGATTTAAAAGATTTAATCCGCAACAAACCTTGGGTAGTCCTATTAACAATCGGATTGTTATTCAGCATCTACAATTCAATTAAACAAGGAATCGTTGTAATTTACTTTACTCATTATTTACACAATCAGATTTTGGCTGCTTCTTTTATGGTAGCACTCATGTTTGCTTCTATTGCCGGCGCAATGATTACTGCTCCACTGAGTAAAAAACTAGGAAAAAAGAAATTATTCATCTATGCACTACTATTTTCAGGTGTAGTGAATGCATCCATTATATTTTGTGGTCCAAACGATATCAGTGCAATCTTTATTTTGGGTATAGTCTCCGAATTTGCCGCTGCGATATTCCCAACCTTATTCTTTGCCATGCTTGGAGATGCTGCAGATTATTCTGAATTCAAAAATGGCAGAAGAGCTACAGGGCTAATCTATTCGGCAGGTTCATTTGCCACCAAATTCGGTGGTGGTGTTGCTGGCGCAATAATTGGTTTTGTTTTAGCTGCTTTTCACTACAACGGACAAGATTATTCAGCCATTCAGGGAGCAATTCCAGGTATAACAATGTTGATGAGCTGGGTGCCGGCAATCATTGCCATTTTAGGTGCAATTTTCATGACAATATATCCTTTGAATCAAACTAAGATGAACGAAATAACTCTGGAACTAGCAAACAGAAGAATAAAAGAGAAAAATTAG
- a CDS encoding NUDIX hydrolase, with protein MTNSPINNYISVDCVIFGYNGQELQVLLVDRTLTSDITGDSEITDMTLTGNHIYEDETIEEAAYRVLFDLTGLKNVFLDQFKTFAHPDRLKKENDRKWLLHDGRDPDKRIVSIGYFSLIATQSITLEWKGRNVKWVPVSEVGELAFDHNQILNEALIALRNKIKHEPIGFELLPERFSLTQMQNIYEVIMGTELDKRNFRKKIARMKYLIPTDEKQTGVAHKPARLYVFSREVYEKTKKELFDFTV; from the coding sequence ATGACAAACAGCCCCATTAACAATTACATATCTGTCGATTGCGTGATATTTGGATACAATGGACAAGAACTCCAAGTCCTACTTGTAGATAGAACACTTACTAGTGATATTACTGGAGATTCAGAAATCACAGATATGACCTTAACTGGGAATCACATCTACGAAGATGAAACAATTGAAGAAGCGGCCTATCGTGTTTTATTCGACCTCACAGGATTAAAAAATGTATTTCTAGATCAATTCAAAACATTTGCTCACCCCGATCGATTAAAAAAAGAGAACGACAGAAAATGGCTACTTCATGATGGCAGAGATCCCGACAAAAGAATCGTGTCAATCGGCTATTTTTCACTTATCGCTACTCAAAGTATCACTCTGGAGTGGAAAGGTCGAAATGTAAAATGGGTTCCTGTATCCGAAGTTGGAGAATTGGCCTTCGATCACAATCAGATTCTTAACGAAGCTTTAATCGCCTTGCGAAATAAAATAAAACACGAACCAATTGGTTTCGAATTACTTCCAGAAAGATTTAGCTTGACTCAGATGCAGAACATTTACGAAGTTATAATGGGTACAGAATTGGACAAAAGAAATTTCAGAAAAAAAATTGCTCGCATGAAATACCTAATTCCTACGGATGAAAAACAAACAGGAGTTGCTCACAAACCAGCACGCCTTTATGTATTCAGCAGAGAAGTTTATGAGAAAACAAAAAAGGAATTATTTGATTTTACCGTCTAA
- a CDS encoding glycoside hydrolase family 3 N-terminal domain-containing protein: MRINNKLNLAVLIFSFLLSSCGPKKEVNKTVPFSTPDLDAKVEKVMSNMTLAEKLVQIEGIRPMEIMEDGKISLEKCRQVIPDGIGHFCQFSSSLTMSSNELRDFVRSVQNYLLTETRTGIPAIFHEEAITGFATQGATTFPQQIGMGCSWNPEQIEKNSITTRNNMRAAGATFALSPMLDLSRTAHWERIEESYGEDAYLTSRLGLAFVKGLQGDDFRTGVAATTKHFAGYGTQNDNPKELYEEYIMPHEALYKVGGVKSVMPSYGKYKGTAVAISQEMLTDILRNQLKFDGLVVSDYGAINLVYKGHKQAESSKEAAVKALKAGMDIELAKPIAFPFLPEAIEEGLISMDVIDAAVKRSLIMKAKLGLLDEKPEIGKDGELDFDPPANRKMAYESACQSIVLLKNNGVLPLKSNVKKIALVGPNAATVQNLLGDYTYQSMISFWWSTPFDPNDPKLISLKAGLENRIGDKATIQHERGCDWSTPLEAVVKTDGLGDDRLGKIKMLAIKGLPQPDLQNALKISAESDVIIAAVGENLYLCGEGRERKGIRLPGEQEAFVEQLIATGKPVILVMFGGRQQLVNKFEGKCAAILQAWFPGEEGGNAIADIIVGNVNPSAKLCVTYPKSGEKQEINYKNAYDANNLPQYPFGYGLSYTTYEYSDIVSQANADITDDRINISCKVKNTGGMDGTEIVQLYVSPKDATSTMKPIQLKGFQRVELKVGEEKQITFKFSPEQLAQYKNSQWIVEGGKYEFKIGSSCTDIQLSKEIEIKGSNRILENGRNVFFSINE; encoded by the coding sequence ATGCGAATCAATAACAAACTCAATCTGGCAGTTTTAATCTTCTCTTTTCTGCTATCAAGTTGTGGACCTAAAAAAGAAGTAAACAAGACAGTTCCTTTTTCTACTCCCGATCTTGATGCCAAAGTTGAAAAAGTCATGTCAAACATGACTTTAGCGGAGAAGTTAGTTCAGATTGAAGGAATCCGGCCAATGGAAATTATGGAAGATGGGAAGATTTCTTTGGAGAAGTGCCGACAAGTAATTCCTGATGGGATCGGACATTTCTGTCAGTTTTCGTCATCCTTAACCATGAGCTCAAATGAACTACGGGATTTTGTTCGCTCGGTTCAGAATTATTTACTAACGGAAACCAGAACAGGTATTCCTGCTATATTTCATGAAGAAGCCATTACTGGATTTGCAACACAAGGAGCAACTACCTTTCCGCAACAAATCGGAATGGGATGTTCCTGGAATCCGGAACAAATAGAGAAAAACTCGATTACCACAAGAAACAATATGCGGGCAGCAGGTGCTACTTTCGCTCTTTCACCAATGTTAGATTTGAGTCGAACAGCGCACTGGGAACGTATTGAAGAAAGTTATGGAGAAGATGCTTACCTCACTTCCCGTTTGGGTCTTGCTTTTGTAAAAGGTTTGCAAGGTGATGACTTTAGAACTGGAGTTGCTGCAACCACCAAGCATTTTGCTGGTTACGGAACGCAAAACGATAATCCAAAAGAGTTGTATGAAGAATACATCATGCCTCACGAAGCACTATATAAAGTAGGTGGAGTTAAAAGTGTTATGCCTTCATACGGAAAATACAAAGGCACTGCGGTTGCCATCAGTCAAGAAATGCTTACCGATATACTTAGAAATCAGCTAAAATTCGATGGTTTGGTGGTTAGCGATTATGGCGCAATTAATTTAGTTTACAAAGGTCACAAGCAAGCAGAATCATCTAAAGAAGCTGCGGTGAAAGCATTAAAAGCAGGTATGGATATTGAATTGGCCAAACCAATTGCTTTTCCTTTTTTACCAGAAGCAATTGAAGAAGGTTTGATTTCTATGGATGTAATTGATGCTGCTGTGAAGCGATCTCTAATCATGAAAGCTAAACTTGGGTTGTTGGATGAAAAACCTGAAATAGGCAAGGATGGGGAGTTGGATTTTGATCCTCCGGCAAACCGTAAAATGGCTTATGAATCTGCTTGTCAGTCAATTGTACTTTTAAAGAACAATGGAGTATTGCCATTGAAAAGTAATGTGAAGAAAATTGCATTGGTAGGCCCTAATGCGGCAACAGTGCAAAATTTATTAGGTGACTATACTTATCAATCTATGATCTCGTTTTGGTGGAGTACTCCTTTCGATCCGAACGATCCTAAATTAATAAGCCTTAAAGCGGGATTGGAGAATAGAATTGGTGATAAGGCTACTATTCAGCATGAGCGTGGATGTGATTGGAGCACGCCTTTGGAAGCTGTTGTAAAAACAGATGGTTTGGGCGATGACCGATTAGGTAAGATAAAAATGCTTGCTATTAAGGGCTTGCCTCAGCCTGATTTACAAAATGCTCTGAAAATTTCAGCGGAAAGCGATGTGATTATTGCTGCTGTTGGTGAAAACCTGTATTTATGCGGAGAAGGTCGTGAGCGAAAAGGCATAAGATTACCAGGAGAGCAGGAAGCATTTGTTGAACAGCTAATTGCTACAGGAAAGCCTGTTATTTTGGTGATGTTTGGAGGAAGACAGCAACTTGTAAATAAATTTGAGGGGAAATGTGCTGCTATTTTGCAAGCTTGGTTTCCCGGTGAAGAAGGTGGTAACGCTATTGCAGATATCATCGTTGGTAATGTAAATCCATCAGCAAAACTGTGTGTTACTTACCCTAAATCAGGTGAGAAACAAGAGATCAATTACAAAAATGCTTACGATGCAAATAACTTACCTCAATATCCATTTGGTTATGGTTTGTCGTACACCACGTATGAGTATAGCGATATCGTTTCACAAGCTAATGCTGATATTACCGATGATAGAATAAATATTTCCTGCAAGGTGAAAAATACAGGTGGAATGGACGGAACAGAAATCGTTCAGTTGTATGTGTCTCCAAAAGATGCTACTTCTACCATGAAACCAATTCAACTAAAAGGATTTCAGCGAGTGGAGCTAAAAGTAGGTGAAGAAAAACAAATCACATTTAAGTTTTCTCCGGAACAATTGGCTCAATACAAAAATAGCCAATGGATTGTTGAGGGTGGTAAATATGAATTCAAAATTGGTAGTTCTTGTACCGATATACAGCTATCAAAGGAGATTGAAATAAAAGGAAGTAATCGCATTCTGGAAAATGGACGAAACGTGTTTTTCTCAATTAATGAGTAA
- a CDS encoding sulfatase family protein, whose product MKKIVRVFIASVFVLVGFIVQTIQAQNPNIIVILADDMGYGDIQAYNQESNIPTPNLNTLCEEGLVFTDAHTNSSVCTPTRYGVLTGRYAWRTRLKRGVLSGYSNHLIDTSRATIASVVKRKDYNTAVIGKWHLGADFAWKNGSCPKEADGLLYVAENNEVDYSLPVKNGPNQLGFDYSFIISGSLDMGPYVYLENGLATAIPDHMFPASNFPAYLRKGEIASDFKHREVLDEFTQKAVSYIDEQAKTKKPFLLYFALTGPHKPALPAKRFIGKSGLEAYGDMVVQVDWTVGEINQALKKNGIEENTLVIFTSDNGSYMYKIGEDQPDCFVDQMVEGYHASNHRANYIWRGTKTDIYEGGHRVPFVVKWPEVVKDGNTSDKTICLTDIFASIAEITNANVSSEMGPDSYSFAKVLSGKEDIKRPSIVHHSVNGVFAVRQGKWKMIFSNGSGGREKPSGKPFGKPYMLYDMENDPQEASNVIRANPEVAKNIEEYLNQVMIDQD is encoded by the coding sequence ATGAAAAAAATAGTAAGAGTCTTTATCGCAAGTGTTTTCGTATTGGTTGGATTTATAGTACAAACAATACAAGCTCAAAATCCGAATATCATTGTTATTCTCGCAGACGATATGGGCTATGGAGATATTCAAGCTTATAATCAAGAATCAAATATACCAACTCCCAACTTAAACACTTTGTGTGAGGAAGGGTTGGTATTTACTGATGCCCATACAAATTCGTCAGTTTGCACACCAACCAGGTATGGAGTATTAACTGGAAGATATGCTTGGCGAACAAGGCTTAAAAGAGGCGTTTTGTCGGGGTATTCAAATCATCTTATCGATACTTCGAGAGCTACCATTGCTTCAGTTGTTAAACGTAAAGATTACAATACTGCAGTTATTGGGAAATGGCATTTAGGTGCTGATTTTGCCTGGAAGAACGGGTCTTGTCCTAAAGAAGCAGATGGATTGCTTTATGTGGCGGAAAACAATGAAGTTGATTATAGTTTGCCGGTAAAGAACGGTCCAAATCAATTGGGTTTTGATTATTCATTTATTATTTCCGGATCATTGGATATGGGGCCGTATGTTTATTTGGAAAATGGTTTGGCTACAGCCATTCCTGATCATATGTTCCCGGCATCCAATTTCCCGGCTTACCTAAGGAAAGGTGAAATAGCATCTGATTTTAAGCATCGCGAAGTATTGGATGAATTCACTCAAAAAGCAGTAAGCTATATTGATGAACAGGCAAAAACTAAAAAACCTTTTTTGCTTTATTTTGCATTGACTGGTCCGCATAAACCCGCCTTGCCTGCTAAACGTTTTATTGGAAAATCAGGACTTGAAGCATATGGCGATATGGTGGTACAGGTAGATTGGACAGTAGGTGAAATAAACCAGGCGCTAAAAAAGAATGGTATTGAGGAGAATACGCTAGTGATTTTCACCAGCGATAATGGCTCCTATATGTATAAAATAGGCGAAGATCAACCTGACTGTTTTGTTGACCAGATGGTTGAGGGGTATCATGCATCAAATCATAGAGCAAATTATATTTGGAGGGGAACGAAAACGGATATCTACGAAGGCGGACATCGGGTTCCCTTTGTTGTAAAGTGGCCAGAAGTGGTTAAGGATGGAAATACATCAGACAAAACGATTTGTTTAACAGATATATTTGCTTCTATTGCCGAAATTACGAATGCGAATGTCTCATCAGAAATGGGGCCGGATAGTTATAGTTTTGCAAAAGTATTATCTGGTAAGGAAGACATTAAACGGCCTTCTATTGTGCATCACTCTGTAAATGGTGTGTTTGCTGTGAGACAAGGGAAATGGAAAATGATTTTCTCCAATGGCTCGGGAGGAAGGGAAAAACCTTCAGGAAAACCTTTTGGAAAGCCTTACATGCTGTATGATATGGAAAATGATCCGCAGGAAGCTAGTAATGTAATCCGTGCAAATCCAGAAGTCGCAAAAAATATAGAGGAATATTTAAATCAGGTGATGATAGATCAAGACTAG